The Phyllopteryx taeniolatus isolate TA_2022b chromosome 17, UOR_Ptae_1.2, whole genome shotgun sequence genome window below encodes:
- the dnajb13 gene encoding dnaJ homolog subfamily B member 13: MDRRRENGAGKRRHHHAGGKQDGPCRQKKTTTTTPPADQAFDVAMCSEYYDKLEINRNATDADVKKAYRRLSLKFHPSSNKQPESAEKFYQLGEAYDVLSDPRKKATYDKFGVEGLKGGIPYEFGSGGAWSSKYVYHGNPDKTFRQFFGSDNPFADFYTNDIPLLLGGLLPEEVKTQDPPIERDLHLSLDDLFHGCTKKIKISRRVMNDDGYTSGIKDKILSIDVKPGWKEGTKVIFSKEGDQGPNKIPADIVFIVRQKIHPQFKRQNNDLIYQAQISLAMALTGCSVNVETLDGRLLNVPINDIVHFTYQKVVTGEGMPLSHNPLQRGNLILIFGIQFPERLSPDRKDLIKQALLFKN, from the exons aaaacaacaacaacaacaccacctGCCGACCAAGCATTCGACGTTGCGATGTGCAGCGAGTACTACGACAAGCTTGAAATCAACAGAAATGCGACAGACGCAGACGTCAAAAAGGC GTATCGACGTCTGTCACTCAAGTTTCATCCGAGCAGCAACAAACAACCTGAAAGTGCTGAGAAATTTTACCAGCTGGGTGAAGCCTACGATGTTTTGAGTGACC CTCGCAAAAAGGCAACGTACGACAAGTTTGGAGTGGAGGGCCTGAAAGGCGGAATCCCTTACGAGTTCGGCAGCGGCGGCGCTTGGTCGTCCAAATACGTCTACCACGGCAATCCAGACAAAACCTTCCGACAGTTTTTTGGCAGTGACAACCCGTTTGCAG ACTTCTACACCAACGACATCCCCCTGCTGCTGGGCGGCCTGCTCCCAGAGGAGGTCAAGACGCAAGATCCCCCCATCGAGAGAGATCTTCATTTGTCCCTGGATGACCTCTTCCACGGTTGCACTAAAAAAATCAAGATTTCTCGAAGG GTCATGAACGACGATGGCTACACGTCGGGTATTAAGGATAAGATTCTGTCTATCGATGTAAAACCCGGATGGAAAGAAGGCACGAAGGTGATTTTCTCCAAAGAGGGCGATCAG GGCCCGAACAAGATCCCCGCAGATATCGTGTTCATAGTGCGACAGAAGATTCACCCCCagttcaaaaggcaaaacaatgaCTTGATCTaccaggcccagatttcactgGCAATG GCCTTGACGGGCTGTTCTGTCAACGTGGAAACACTCGATGGCAGACTACTCAACGTTCCCATCAACGACATTGTGCA CTTCACCTACCAAAAAGTGGTGACTGGCGAGGGGATGCCGCTCTCCCACAATCCTTTGCAGCGAGGAAACCTCATCCTTATTTTTGGCATCCAGTTTCCTGAGAGGCTCTCCCCGGACAGGAAGGATCTCATCAAACAAGctctactttttaaaaattga